The Lewinellaceae bacterium genome has a segment encoding these proteins:
- a CDS encoding DUF2807 domain-containing protein, giving the protein MKSLTVLLFTLVSFSAWAQVKGNKEIITRTFSIEKVTNIVVDLYADVTVDCSAKEMLTITADENLMNLIERSVEGGRLVLKQKEWIQSSQPIKISIGAPNLEFIRQSTHETTYVNNIDRETFSAQAIIGKLVLQGKAGLLKASGEIGQVDAIDLEAPVVDVNLWSRGKISLGSPETITGIVKDDGSVVYAGGTPKVSVKSRDGGSVQEPDQSNRNEEARFIKFKLKNNSVNRIQCYVKGPKPDGSTFSYGFPMNPGQVRDKDWSIGSKVYRVTNIGTRQFLTEIAPADEGELVKLFRD; this is encoded by the coding sequence ATGAAATCACTTACTGTTTTATTGTTCACATTGGTTTCCTTTTCAGCATGGGCGCAGGTAAAAGGCAACAAGGAAATTATTACTAGAACTTTCTCCATTGAAAAGGTCACCAACATTGTGGTCGATCTTTATGCCGATGTGACAGTTGATTGCAGCGCCAAAGAAATGCTTACGATAACAGCCGATGAGAACCTGATGAACCTTATTGAAAGATCCGTTGAAGGAGGACGGCTGGTGTTGAAGCAAAAAGAATGGATACAGTCAAGCCAGCCCATCAAAATTTCCATCGGCGCACCCAACCTCGAATTCATCCGGCAGTCCACCCACGAAACCACTTATGTCAACAACATAGATCGGGAGACATTTAGTGCACAGGCTATTATTGGGAAACTGGTGCTCCAGGGGAAAGCCGGTTTATTGAAGGCCAGCGGAGAGATCGGTCAGGTGGATGCTATTGATCTGGAGGCCCCGGTAGTGGATGTAAATCTGTGGAGCCGCGGCAAAATCTCCCTTGGCTCACCGGAAACGATTACCGGTATTGTTAAAGATGATGGAAGTGTCGTTTATGCGGGAGGTACTCCCAAAGTCAGCGTAAAAAGTAGGGACGGCGGGTCCGTTCAGGAGCCGGATCAGTCCAATCGCAATGAAGAAGCTCGTTTTATCAAGTTTAAATTGAAAAACAATTCCGTCAACCGCATTCAGTGTTATGTCAAGGGACCCAAACCCGACGGCAGTACTTTCAGTTACGGTTTCCCGATGAACCCCGGCCAGGTGCGTGATAAAGACTGGAGCATCGGTTCCAAAGTGTATCGCGTCACCAATATCGGAACCCGGCAATTTTTAACGGAGATCGCCCCCGCCGATGAGGGTGAACTGGTCAAACTTTTCAGGGATTAA
- a CDS encoding leucine-rich repeat domain-containing protein — MRFNDLQISSADLPKVTELFLYWGRLDEIPDMIFRMPNLVHLNLEGNRITELPCALKDCVKLKKLELGTNKIESAESLQFLPPNLKKLDLNNNKIGEIPPAITQLKHLEELCLIGSGISKIPGHIKKLKALKKLELFDNDIKIIPVAIGKLTNLRELSVGKNKLTKIPDALGYCQKLSSLKANENRINEVSNALEGCVELNYLDLSSNKLTTLPAGLNSCLTLQTLKLSHNKFTAIPACILDMQWLSKLLLNKNGLTEIDFRRQCRRLSFLDLSDNKIDTIKNLPASLEWLHLIHNKLDHFPHAILECSGLKNLFMRNNRIKELPEGLGVLQNSLKVIDLAFNPVKAAPEQLLHFKGLEGVSGLTKKTEALALISVLEASRYHLITANEHFFFLNLLLNRKNERGSPGLSSLVSFLNVRNPIAIQKVRKYLYGKAGIPLSRKRLKKGDQLAVLGSTKFNDAELQDRLGAHGITFLEEVNENTTHVLLGWKAYGFFKPLSPESVFSGKKQFAWPEGISQPIVFLSEQRLWQEIWRLEQAHLLENPDAKIFQSIKDLLLSREEVNVRLGIELLKGGGIPQEFLTYLMITWLRTGLSDPELKKEAFRLLFLNVEDDWKFVLETFHKAFLAICIRDLARANEGEVVPTLSRVVEEIKKFLQVNHLDVGLIKKALFKK, encoded by the coding sequence ATGCGGTTCAATGACCTTCAAATATCGTCAGCAGACTTGCCAAAAGTGACGGAGTTGTTCCTCTATTGGGGCAGGCTCGACGAGATCCCTGATATGATTTTCCGTATGCCCAACCTGGTGCACCTGAACCTGGAAGGAAACCGAATTACCGAATTGCCTTGTGCTTTAAAAGATTGTGTCAAGCTAAAAAAACTGGAACTCGGCACCAATAAAATTGAATCTGCCGAAAGCCTTCAGTTTCTTCCGCCAAATTTAAAAAAGCTGGATTTGAATAATAATAAAATCGGTGAAATTCCTCCTGCCATAACCCAGCTCAAACACCTCGAAGAATTATGTCTCATTGGTTCTGGCATTTCAAAAATCCCAGGCCACATTAAAAAACTCAAGGCATTAAAAAAACTTGAATTATTTGATAACGATATAAAAATCATCCCTGTAGCCATTGGCAAGCTGACGAACCTGAGGGAATTATCAGTTGGGAAGAACAAACTCACCAAAATCCCGGATGCCCTGGGCTATTGCCAAAAATTGAGCAGTCTTAAAGCGAATGAAAATCGGATCAACGAAGTCAGCAATGCCCTGGAGGGTTGTGTTGAACTCAATTATCTCGATTTATCTTCCAATAAACTGACCACCCTGCCGGCCGGCCTCAACAGCTGCCTGACCCTACAGACCTTGAAGCTGAGCCACAATAAATTTACCGCTATACCCGCCTGTATATTGGATATGCAATGGCTTTCAAAATTATTATTAAATAAAAATGGCCTGACGGAGATCGATTTCAGGCGCCAATGCCGGCGTTTGTCGTTTTTGGATTTGTCGGACAATAAGATCGACACGATAAAAAACCTGCCGGCTTCCCTGGAGTGGCTTCATTTGATCCACAACAAACTCGATCATTTTCCACATGCAATACTTGAATGTTCCGGGTTGAAAAATTTATTCATGAGGAATAACCGCATAAAGGAGTTGCCGGAAGGATTAGGTGTGCTTCAAAATAGTTTGAAAGTGATTGACCTTGCCTTTAATCCTGTAAAGGCAGCACCTGAACAACTCCTCCATTTTAAAGGGTTGGAAGGTGTCTCAGGATTGACTAAAAAAACGGAAGCACTGGCACTTATTTCTGTTTTAGAGGCTTCCAGGTATCATTTAATAACGGCAAATGAGCATTTTTTTTTCCTGAACTTACTTTTGAATCGGAAAAATGAAAGGGGAAGCCCCGGATTAAGCAGCCTGGTCTCCTTTTTAAATGTGAGAAATCCGATTGCCATTCAAAAAGTCCGAAAATATCTTTATGGTAAGGCAGGCATACCTTTATCAAGAAAAAGACTAAAAAAGGGCGATCAACTGGCTGTTTTGGGCAGCACCAAATTCAACGACGCTGAATTACAGGATCGGCTGGGAGCACATGGCATCACCTTTTTAGAAGAAGTAAATGAAAATACCACCCACGTTTTGTTGGGATGGAAAGCGTACGGGTTTTTCAAGCCTTTATCACCCGAGAGTGTTTTTAGCGGGAAGAAACAGTTCGCCTGGCCGGAAGGAATTTCACAACCCATTGTTTTTTTGAGTGAGCAGCGGCTATGGCAGGAGATTTGGCGACTGGAGCAGGCTCATTTACTGGAAAATCCGGATGCCAAAATATTTCAATCCATAAAAGATCTGTTGCTCAGCCGGGAAGAGGTGAATGTCCGGCTGGGCATTGAACTCCTCAAAGGCGGCGGTATCCCTCAGGAATTTTTGACTTATCTTATGATAACATGGTTAAGGACGGGGTTGAGTGACCCCGAACTCAAAAAGGAAGCTTTTCGCCTTTTGTTTCTGAATGTTGAAGATGATTGGAAATTCGTTTTGGAGACCTTCCATAAGGCTTTTCTGGCCATATGCATTAGAGATTTGGCAAGGGCCAATGAAGGAGAAGTAGTCCCAACACTGTCCCGTGTGGTAGAAGAAATTAAAAAGTTTCTGCAGGTGAACCACCTGGATGTCGGGTTGATAAAAAAAGCTCTATTCAAGAAATGA
- a CDS encoding AraC family transcriptional regulator, with product MFPQFNLLSTPLLIFVSQGMIFALLLLWRYYHKRKVTDLLIALILLLMVYHRTAYTIGFMGWYDTFEHTKINYYIFSLGLAAGPLIYLYIRTVLEAPFKFMKKDWWHFLPVGLFILYRLVILAHDASQPDWNQGYEGEWQSNFHSVYVDPIMYQLQFSSMLLYLAFTIQLFVGYRKKVQQFFSNTYKLELRWIQIFLTVYCFLFVYGAMTDLIDALITDLSYVHRWWVHFFSAIAVVLFGIKAYFTDLTTLHELTFEVGEVVLGKEDHLAKDYSKEKQKLSIFLEKERSYLRPDFTLKDLSRGIGKSIHDTSEIINSGFGCNFNEFVNRYRVEEVKRRLAHPDFDHLSILAIALDSGFNSKASFNRIFKQMTGLSPSAFKAGQQH from the coding sequence ATGTTCCCACAATTCAACCTCCTGAGCACTCCTCTTTTGATCTTCGTCTCGCAGGGGATGATCTTTGCCCTATTGTTGTTGTGGCGATATTACCACAAACGAAAAGTAACGGATTTACTGATTGCTTTGATTTTATTGTTAATGGTTTATCATCGCACCGCCTACACCATTGGGTTTATGGGGTGGTATGATACTTTTGAACATACCAAGATCAATTATTACATTTTTTCACTGGGACTTGCCGCGGGGCCATTGATCTATCTGTATATACGAACTGTTCTGGAGGCTCCTTTCAAATTTATGAAAAAGGATTGGTGGCACTTTCTGCCGGTGGGGCTGTTTATTTTATATCGTCTGGTGATATTGGCGCATGATGCCAGTCAACCCGACTGGAACCAGGGTTATGAAGGGGAGTGGCAAAGTAATTTTCATTCCGTTTACGTGGATCCCATTATGTATCAGCTGCAGTTTAGTTCAATGCTTTTATACCTGGCTTTTACCATCCAGTTGTTTGTAGGGTACCGGAAAAAGGTCCAACAGTTTTTTTCAAATACCTATAAACTGGAACTCAGATGGATACAAATTTTTCTGACCGTTTATTGTTTCCTTTTTGTTTACGGAGCCATGACGGATCTGATTGATGCCTTGATCACCGATTTGAGTTATGTGCATCGGTGGTGGGTTCATTTTTTCTCTGCCATTGCCGTAGTGCTCTTTGGGATCAAAGCTTATTTTACCGATCTGACCACACTGCATGAGTTGACTTTTGAAGTAGGTGAAGTCGTTTTGGGCAAGGAGGATCATCTTGCCAAAGACTATTCCAAAGAGAAGCAAAAACTAAGTATTTTTTTGGAAAAGGAAAGATCTTATCTCCGGCCGGATTTTACCTTGAAGGACCTGTCCAGGGGGATTGGTAAAAGCATTCATGATACTTCAGAGATCATCAATTCGGGGTTTGGCTGCAATTTTAATGAATTTGTCAATCGTTATCGGGTGGAGGAAGTCAAGCGTCGACTGGCTCATCCCGACTTTGATCACCTGTCCATTCTTGCCATCGCTTTGGACAGCGGGTTCAACAGTAAAGCCAGTTTCAATCGTATTTTCAAACAAATGACCGGCCTGTCTCCTTCTGCATTTAAAGCGGGTCAGCAACATTGA
- a CDS encoding DUF4331 family protein, with protein sequence MFQKVLSAAFLLLLIAGTYFPAAASSHREAPMIADDPLADNTDLYVFRSPDNPNMITIIANYIPMQLPHGGPNYNTFGENIRYEIHIDNDVSTPGDDIVYRFTFTKTHEDPTTFFNIRLGAQNHKVTYTLEKSTDGGASFTAILTNGIVPPNYVGMRSIEGAAGLNTTYDALFASAIMTAFDGEKVFCGPVDDPFFVDLGGIFDLGDAPRQGSGTARDGLAGFNTSTIAIQIPIAELQKDGKNVGQAINILDGDFVIGVWASASRRMIRTLNGDGTEAYSGNWVQVSRLGMPLTNEAVIPLGMKDKWNSMTPYMDLDSLAVFGNYFYNPELGLYMDDALFGGAVPALASLRIQRNALQAFDFGNGQDGLYALKGSPAVAGTALDDAVFGTLLLPGPGMPRSVDLWPIFHTGVPNVSPYQLATGKGGNPLAPGKPFINNFLPNGGDMLRLNMATPVTDRNDPNFSSLGIIQAAVLGLTDPMYANTDIQFIPNMDGFPNGRRLEDDVTRIELQAVSGVALAAIGLWYDDYDASDMNASPVTSDLLNVLGFSTGVESNDTTFLATFPFVQMPWIGTGKSSGATISYTQPDILDPTDWNTVSVMNLGAPELYATSYPNPFSLTTTIKYRLRSNSNVTIRIFDRTGKLVRNLLSTRQPAGEYTVDWNSSDLAEGTYMAQIATGNKVVQSLKLVKTK encoded by the coding sequence ATGTTCCAAAAAGTGCTCTCCGCGGCCTTCCTGCTTTTATTGATCGCAGGGACCTATTTCCCGGCAGCAGCCTCCAGTCACCGTGAAGCCCCCATGATCGCTGATGATCCCCTGGCGGACAACACAGACCTTTACGTATTCAGGAGCCCCGACAATCCGAATATGATTACCATCATTGCAAATTATATCCCAATGCAACTGCCTCATGGCGGCCCCAATTACAATACTTTTGGAGAGAATATCCGCTATGAGATCCACATCGACAACGATGTGAGTACCCCCGGAGATGATATCGTTTACCGGTTCACCTTCACCAAAACACATGAAGACCCCACCACCTTTTTTAATATTCGTCTCGGTGCTCAAAATCATAAGGTAACTTATACTTTGGAGAAAAGTACTGACGGTGGAGCATCCTTTACAGCCATATTAACTAACGGAATAGTGCCCCCCAACTACGTAGGCATGCGTTCCATTGAAGGTGCTGCCGGGTTGAATACCACTTATGACGCCTTGTTTGCCAGTGCCATCATGACGGCTTTTGACGGAGAAAAAGTCTTCTGTGGACCTGTCGATGATCCGTTCTTTGTGGATCTCGGAGGTATTTTTGACCTCGGTGATGCTCCACGACAGGGTAGCGGTACTGCAAGGGATGGTCTTGCCGGATTTAACACCAGTACCATTGCGATTCAAATCCCCATTGCTGAATTGCAGAAAGATGGTAAAAACGTTGGTCAGGCGATTAACATCCTCGACGGTGATTTTGTGATCGGCGTTTGGGCTTCGGCCAGCCGCCGGATGATCAGAACCCTGAACGGCGATGGTACGGAAGCTTATTCCGGAAATTGGGTTCAGGTGTCACGTCTCGGTATGCCCCTTACCAATGAAGCGGTGATCCCGCTGGGTATGAAAGACAAATGGAATTCGATGACCCCTTACATGGATTTGGACAGCCTGGCTGTTTTTGGCAACTACTTCTATAATCCAGAGTTGGGTCTTTACATGGATGATGCCCTTTTTGGCGGCGCTGTGCCCGCCCTGGCTTCCTTGAGGATTCAGCGTAATGCCCTGCAGGCTTTTGATTTTGGTAACGGGCAGGATGGGTTGTATGCCTTGAAAGGCAGTCCCGCAGTAGCCGGAACCGCACTGGATGATGCCGTTTTTGGTACTTTGTTGCTCCCCGGCCCGGGCATGCCCCGCTCGGTGGATCTGTGGCCTATCTTCCACACAGGAGTACCTAATGTGAGCCCATACCAGCTCGCCACCGGTAAAGGAGGAAACCCGCTTGCTCCCGGAAAACCATTCATCAACAACTTCCTGCCAAACGGAGGCGATATGCTTCGGCTCAATATGGCCACCCCGGTAACCGATAGAAACGACCCCAATTTCAGCTCGTTGGGTATCATCCAGGCTGCCGTATTGGGCCTGACGGACCCGATGTACGCCAATACGGACATCCAGTTTATTCCCAACATGGATGGTTTTCCTAACGGAAGGCGTTTGGAGGATGACGTGACGAGAATCGAATTACAGGCCGTTTCAGGTGTGGCTCTTGCCGCCATTGGCTTGTGGTATGACGATTACGATGCGTCTGATATGAATGCTTCTCCCGTTACTTCTGACTTACTGAATGTACTCGGATTCTCAACAGGAGTAGAATCCAACGACACTACTTTCCTTGCTACTTTTCCTTTTGTGCAAATGCCATGGATCGGTACCGGAAAATCCAGTGGAGCGACCATTTCTTATACGCAGCCTGACATTCTGGATCCCACAGACTGGAATACGGTCAGCGTGATGAACCTGGGAGCCCCTGAATTGTACGCGACAAGTTATCCCAATCCTTTTAGTTTGACAACTACCATCAAGTATCGCTTGCGCAGCAACAGCAATGTGACGATCCGCATTTTTGACAGAACCGGAAAATTGGTGCGCAATTTATTGAGTACCCGTCAGCCAGCCGGTGAATATACTGTGGACTGGAACAGCAGCGATCTTGCCGAAGGTACTTACATGGCACAAATTGCTACCGGGAACAAAGTGGTACAGAGCCTGAAATTAGTGAAAACCAAATAG
- a CDS encoding TonB-dependent receptor encodes MKSKINLFLWLLPVFFGFSTAFAGNVNCRVYNAENKETLFGATVFVIETHKGTTTQLSGDCQLTGLIPGDYSVQVSYIGFITQTRKITVLEKDTILLEVFLQPGVDLKAVTITGKRRPQYETIQATDAQLRPVESSQEMLRNVPGMFVAQHAGGGKAEQLFLRGFDIDHGTDVNIKVDGMPVNMVSHAHGQGYADLHFVIPELVEYIDFTKGPYYAEQGNFATAGAVELKTKNQLDHSLVKVEAGQFNTYRVLGAIKLPVKNSQSAFLAADYAYSDGYFESSQQFNRINLFGKYVTPLNKKTTLSLTASTFYSQWNASGQIPERAVNEGLITRFGAIDDTEGGTTGRTNFNLQVSHILRDNLLFKQQIFYSRYHFNLFSNFTFFLNDPVRGDQIRQHENRDLAGYNGFLRHESHLLGQLLTSEAGVNFRADQTYDSFLAGTYLRENPVYRQRGNITEMNAGYYLNETLLLTSKLEMTAGLRLDQFWFRYDNQLDYMKQKAFEQTLNPKFSMRYNLSHAISFFGMAGTGFHSNDARVILDDKTGESLPKGLGYEGGMVLKPGEKLLLSCSLWQLTLQNEFVYVGDEGIVEVSGKTRRKGIDASLRYQPVFWLAADMDINYCLPRYAGVPETEQYIPLAPALTSIGGLTVKTNHWQGSLRYRYMGDRPANEENSIVATGYFINDFVVRYVRNQFEIGLTVQNIFNREWKETQFATTTRLKDEPEPVTEIHFIPGTPRFAKLSVGYRF; translated from the coding sequence ATGAAATCAAAAATCAACTTGTTTTTATGGCTTTTACCCGTTTTTTTTGGCTTTTCTACTGCCTTTGCGGGAAACGTGAATTGCAGGGTTTACAATGCAGAAAATAAAGAGACGCTGTTTGGTGCCACTGTTTTTGTTATCGAAACACACAAGGGAACGACGACACAGCTTTCAGGCGATTGCCAGTTGACAGGTCTGATCCCCGGCGATTATAGTGTACAGGTTTCCTATATCGGGTTTATTACCCAAACGCGTAAGATTACCGTTTTAGAAAAAGACACGATACTGCTTGAAGTATTCCTCCAACCGGGGGTTGATCTGAAGGCTGTGACCATTACTGGCAAAAGACGCCCCCAGTATGAAACCATCCAGGCCACGGATGCCCAGCTTCGACCCGTAGAATCTTCCCAGGAGATGTTGCGCAACGTGCCCGGGATGTTTGTCGCACAACATGCCGGAGGAGGTAAGGCCGAACAGCTGTTTCTCAGAGGATTTGATATCGACCACGGAACTGATGTGAACATCAAAGTGGATGGAATGCCGGTAAATATGGTTTCCCATGCGCACGGACAGGGTTATGCCGACCTTCATTTTGTGATCCCGGAACTGGTGGAATACATCGATTTTACCAAAGGGCCCTACTATGCCGAACAAGGTAATTTCGCTACGGCAGGTGCCGTGGAGTTGAAGACTAAAAATCAGCTTGATCACAGTCTAGTAAAAGTGGAAGCAGGCCAGTTCAATACATACCGGGTTCTGGGAGCGATAAAGCTTCCCGTCAAAAATTCCCAGAGTGCCTTTCTGGCGGCAGATTATGCCTATTCGGATGGTTATTTTGAAAGTTCCCAACAGTTTAACAGGATCAATCTTTTCGGAAAATACGTTACCCCATTGAATAAAAAAACGACCCTGTCGCTGACGGCTTCCACCTTTTACAGCCAGTGGAACGCCTCCGGCCAGATCCCCGAAAGAGCCGTAAACGAGGGCCTTATCACCCGGTTTGGCGCCATCGATGACACCGAGGGAGGGACGACAGGGAGAACCAACTTTAACCTGCAGGTGTCCCACATTCTTCGGGACAACCTGCTTTTTAAGCAACAAATTTTTTATTCACGTTATCATTTTAACCTGTTCTCCAATTTTACTTTTTTTCTTAACGACCCTGTCAGGGGCGATCAAATCCGGCAGCATGAAAACCGCGATCTGGCCGGGTATAATGGTTTTTTGAGACATGAAAGTCACCTCTTAGGGCAACTGCTGACTTCAGAAGCCGGAGTCAACTTTCGTGCGGATCAAACCTATGACAGCTTTTTAGCCGGCACCTATTTGCGCGAAAACCCCGTATACCGGCAACGGGGCAACATCACCGAAATGAATGCCGGGTATTATCTGAATGAGACCCTTTTGCTTACCTCGAAGCTTGAAATGACGGCAGGCCTGCGTCTTGACCAGTTTTGGTTCAGGTACGATAACCAGCTTGATTATATGAAACAAAAAGCCTTTGAACAAACGCTGAATCCCAAATTCAGTATGCGTTATAACCTGAGCCATGCCATTTCCTTTTTCGGGATGGCCGGGACGGGCTTTCATTCCAACGACGCCCGTGTCATACTGGATGATAAAACAGGAGAAAGCCTGCCAAAGGGGCTGGGTTATGAAGGTGGCATGGTGCTCAAGCCGGGAGAGAAACTATTGTTGAGCTGCTCCCTGTGGCAGTTGACCTTGCAAAATGAATTTGTATATGTCGGGGATGAAGGCATCGTGGAGGTCAGCGGGAAAACCCGAAGAAAGGGCATCGATGCTTCCCTGCGCTACCAACCGGTATTCTGGCTTGCAGCGGATATGGATATCAACTATTGCCTTCCACGTTATGCGGGGGTTCCGGAAACCGAGCAGTATATTCCTCTGGCTCCGGCTCTGACATCCATAGGGGGGCTAACGGTAAAAACGAACCATTGGCAGGGAAGTCTTCGATACCGCTACATGGGCGACCGGCCGGCCAATGAAGAAAACAGCATTGTAGCAACCGGATATTTTATCAATGACTTTGTAGTCAGGTACGTACGTAACCAATTTGAAATTGGGCTGACCGTTCAAAATATTTTTAACAGGGAATGGAAGGAAACCCAGTTTGCAACGACCACCAGGCTGAAGGATGAACCCGAACCCGTCACCGAAATTCACTTCATCCCGGGAACCCCTCGTTTTGCCAAATTGAGTGTGGGGTATCGGTTTTAA
- a CDS encoding PepSY-like domain-containing protein, whose product MKRLFFFLITTAALSLTFVACQKDNEELADDVMIQEIAFAENAQSIEPAELPLTVKEYIDDYFFDTFVEEAFEVPNRGYECRFGDGDVAFFNRNGRPLMFRGPFGPNGPFGPNGPHGPCHHGLNWGELVDVADLPTAITDYITENYPDSEIRRAKLRDDNYIVLVEGPVIIVFDADGTFIEERTPLFHCLRHCMRIEQQDLSEVIAGYITENYPDAEFKVACERPEKTLVFFRTENGPLILVFDTATGEFLFSRP is encoded by the coding sequence ATGAAAAGGTTATTTTTTTTCCTGATTACCACCGCTGCCCTGAGTTTGACATTCGTAGCCTGCCAGAAAGACAATGAAGAGCTTGCCGACGATGTGATGATCCAGGAGATCGCTTTCGCTGAAAACGCCCAAAGTATTGAACCCGCCGAATTGCCCCTGACCGTTAAAGAGTATATCGATGATTACTTTTTTGACACTTTTGTGGAAGAAGCCTTTGAAGTGCCCAACAGAGGATACGAATGCCGTTTTGGCGACGGAGATGTGGCTTTCTTCAACCGCAACGGAAGGCCGCTCATGTTTCGTGGCCCATTCGGTCCCAACGGTCCTTTCGGCCCCAATGGCCCACACGGCCCTTGTCATCATGGCCTGAACTGGGGTGAACTGGTGGACGTAGCTGACCTTCCTACAGCCATTACCGACTACATCACTGAAAACTATCCCGACAGCGAGATCAGACGTGCCAAACTGAGAGATGATAACTATATTGTTCTGGTAGAAGGCCCGGTAATTATCGTTTTTGATGCCGACGGTACTTTTATTGAAGAAAGAACACCTTTGTTCCATTGCCTGCGCCACTGCATGCGCATTGAACAGCAGGATCTCTCCGAAGTCATCGCTGGTTACATTACTGAAAATTATCCCGATGCAGAATTCAAGGTAGCTTGCGAGCGTCCCGAAAAAACATTGGTCTTCTTCCGCACCGAAAATGGACCCCTGATTCTGGTATTCGATACAGCCACCGGCGAATTCCTGTTTTCACGTCCGTAA